A stretch of the Streptosporangium sp. NBC_01755 genome encodes the following:
- the ltrA gene encoding group II intron reverse transcriptase/maturase: MWEAWERVRSNRGAAGVDRITLAHVEEYGVGRMLAGLQDDLRAGVYRPAPARRVDIAKSSGGKRPLGIPTIRDRVAQAAAKLVLEPIFEADFLEVSYGFRPKRSALQAKEMIRKRFIEGHTHVAEFDIANFFGEIDHGRLLAEVGRRVSDRRVLKLIRLWLQAGVMADGEVTRSVAGTPQGGVISPLLSNIYLHLLDIELSRRGVGVLVRYADDGVVCCRSAAQSHAALVVVEEVLTSLGLRLHHGKSKVVDLREGREGFDFLGCHFRARFSGRMWEKYGMVRYYLHRWPSAQAMSRLREKVRVRTGRRRSGTDIRVIIADLNPVLRGWGNYFRTGNAARKFGQVDDYVVWMLCRLMIKKRGRNLRAGQHQAWTREWFEGHGLLRLRGTVRYPKAA; this comes from the coding sequence GGCTGGGGTGGATCGGATCACCCTGGCGCATGTGGAGGAGTACGGGGTCGGGCGGATGCTTGCCGGACTCCAAGACGATCTCCGGGCAGGTGTGTACCGTCCCGCGCCGGCCAGGCGAGTGGACATTGCTAAATCCTCAGGTGGCAAGCGGCCCTTGGGGATTCCGACGATTCGTGACCGGGTGGCGCAGGCGGCGGCCAAGCTCGTGCTGGAGCCCATTTTCGAGGCGGACTTCTTGGAGGTCTCCTACGGGTTTCGGCCGAAACGGTCGGCGTTGCAGGCCAAGGAGATGATCCGTAAACGGTTCATCGAAGGCCACACTCATGTCGCCGAGTTTGACATCGCCAACTTCTTCGGGGAGATCGACCATGGTCGGTTGCTTGCCGAGGTGGGGCGGCGGGTGTCGGATCGCCGGGTTCTCAAGTTGATCCGCTTGTGGCTTCAGGCGGGGGTGATGGCGGATGGGGAAGTCACGCGGTCGGTCGCGGGCACGCCTCAGGGTGGAGTGATTTCGCCTCTGTTGTCCAATATCTACCTGCACCTTCTCGATATCGAGCTGAGTAGGCGAGGGGTGGGGGTGCTGGTGCGGTACGCGGATGACGGTGTTGTCTGCTGCCGGTCGGCTGCCCAGTCCCACGCCGCGCTCGTGGTGGTGGAGGAGGTCCTCACTTCGCTGGGGTTGAGGCTGCATCACGGCAAGTCGAAGGTTGTTGACCTCAGGGAAGGCCGGGAAGGCTTTGACTTCCTGGGCTGTCATTTCCGGGCTCGTTTTTCGGGCCGGATGTGGGAGAAGTACGGCATGGTCCGCTACTACCTGCATCGCTGGCCCTCGGCGCAGGCGATGAGCCGCTTGCGCGAGAAGGTCCGGGTACGGACGGGCCGCCGCCGGTCGGGAACGGATATCCGGGTGATCATCGCGGATCTCAATCCGGTCCTGCGCGGCTGGGGTAACTACTTTCGCACCGGGAACGCCGCCAGAAAGTTCGGCCAGGTGGATGACTACGTGGTGTGGATGCTGTGCCGCTTGATGATCAAGAAGCGGGGTCGCAATCTGCGGGCGGGTCAACACCAGGCATGGACTCGTGAGTGGTTTGAAGGGCACGGCCTGCTCCGCCTACGCGGGACCGTCCGCTATCCGAAGGCAGCGTAA
- a CDS encoding methyltransferase domain-containing protein produces MHIEYADGRVRPLVSERWLRPIEGDEHILARCGGPTLDVGSGPGRLTVALTRMGVPVLGIDVTPLAVSLTRRAGGLALRGSVFDPLPGTGRWSEALLADGNIGIGGDPEALLRRLRELLRPGGAVIAELSPPGSRSTVERVRLRQDERAEDWFAWATVSADDIGALARRCGFPGAERWKEAGRWFVTLS; encoded by the coding sequence GTGCACATCGAGTATGCCGACGGCCGCGTCCGGCCGCTCGTCTCCGAACGCTGGCTGCGACCGATCGAGGGCGATGAGCACATCCTGGCCCGATGCGGCGGGCCCACCCTCGATGTCGGTTCGGGGCCCGGGAGGCTGACCGTGGCGCTCACCCGGATGGGCGTTCCCGTCCTGGGCATCGACGTCACCCCGCTGGCCGTCAGCCTGACACGGCGCGCCGGCGGCCTGGCCCTGCGCGGCAGCGTCTTCGACCCCCTTCCCGGTACCGGCCGGTGGTCCGAGGCGCTGCTGGCTGACGGCAACATCGGCATCGGCGGTGACCCGGAGGCCCTGTTGCGGCGCCTGCGGGAGCTGCTCAGGCCAGGCGGTGCGGTGATCGCCGAGCTCTCCCCACCGGGGTCGCGCAGCACGGTGGAACGCGTACGGCTGCGCCAGGACGAGCGGGCGGAGGACTGGTTCGCCTGGGCGACCGTCTCCGCCGACGACATCGGCGCGCTCGCCCGGCGCTGTGGATTCCCCGGCGCCGAGCGCTGGAAGGAGGCCGGGCGATGGTTCGTGACCCTGTCATGA
- a CDS encoding molybdopterin-dependent oxidoreductase, producing the protein MVRDPVMNDPVTNDPPARRRPVEAATALVRSLPGRFTSPLHSERVAAQLGIWLGISFTVALVTGLISHFMQHPPPWMLWPSRPVNLYRVTQGVHVIGGLATIPLLLAKLWSVYPRLWQWPPFRSLSHAVERGLVLLLVGGALFQLVTGLLNISYAYLWPFSFPAAHYWTSYVLYGALLIHVVNEWAKVRANLWTRERVEAPEVTRSRRRFLGTVAAACGLTVMVTVGETFAPLSKLAVLAPRAPQAGPQGVPVNRTAVAAGVTETIRRPDFRLAMTGAVRAELSLTLAELAAMPQHTARLPISCVEGWSAEAEWGGVRLRDLAERAGVAPEAVLVVESLERSGAYNSSEVRAPHWNDPLTLLALRIDGSPLDPDHGYPLRLIAPNRPGVLQTKWVTRVVVS; encoded by the coding sequence ATGGTTCGTGACCCTGTCATGAACGACCCCGTCACGAACGACCCTCCCGCGAGAAGGAGGCCCGTCGAGGCGGCCACCGCGCTCGTCCGGAGCCTGCCCGGGCGCTTCACCAGCCCCCTGCACTCCGAGCGTGTGGCCGCCCAGCTCGGCATATGGCTCGGCATCAGCTTCACCGTCGCCCTGGTGACGGGCCTGATCAGCCACTTCATGCAGCATCCGCCGCCGTGGATGCTGTGGCCCTCGCGGCCGGTCAACCTGTACCGGGTCACGCAGGGGGTGCACGTCATCGGCGGGCTGGCCACGATCCCGCTGCTCCTGGCCAAGCTGTGGAGCGTCTACCCCAGGCTGTGGCAATGGCCGCCCTTCCGGTCCCTCTCGCACGCCGTGGAGCGGGGGCTGGTGCTCCTACTCGTCGGTGGCGCGCTGTTCCAGCTCGTCACCGGCCTGCTGAACATCTCCTACGCCTACCTGTGGCCGTTCTCCTTCCCCGCGGCGCACTACTGGACGTCGTATGTGCTCTACGGCGCCCTTCTCATCCACGTGGTCAACGAATGGGCGAAGGTCCGCGCGAACCTGTGGACCCGCGAGCGCGTCGAGGCACCGGAGGTGACCCGGTCGCGGCGCCGTTTCCTGGGCACGGTCGCCGCCGCCTGCGGGCTCACCGTCATGGTCACCGTCGGCGAGACGTTCGCGCCGCTGTCGAAGCTGGCGGTTCTGGCGCCGCGGGCCCCGCAGGCGGGCCCGCAGGGCGTCCCGGTGAACAGGACGGCGGTCGCGGCCGGGGTGACCGAGACGATCCGCCGCCCGGACTTCCGGCTCGCGATGACGGGGGCGGTGCGCGCCGAACTGTCACTGACCCTCGCCGAGCTGGCGGCGATGCCGCAGCACACCGCCCGGCTGCCGATCTCGTGCGTGGAGGGGTGGAGCGCCGAGGCCGAGTGGGGCGGGGTGCGGCTGCGCGACCTCGCCGAGCGCGCCGGCGTCGCACCGGAGGCCGTCCTGGTGGTCGAGTCGCTCGAACGGTCCGGCGCCTACAACTCCAGTGAGGTGCGGGCGCCGCACTGGAACGACCCGCTCACCCTGCTGGCCCTGCGGATCGACGGCAGCCCCCTGGACCCCGACCACGGCTACCCGCTCCGGCTGATCGCGCCCAACCGGCCGGGAGTCCTGCAGACCAAGTGGGTCACCAGGGTGGTGGTGTCATGA
- a CDS encoding NAD(P)/FAD-dependent oxidoreductase, with product MNGRIRRRSAYGVGAALIIMGFTGLLLEADRTDPLGWALWFGGLIVAHDALIVPLVLLAGAATAWLREPFLSPVRAALVTAGILCLVALPAVLGIGRRADNPSLLPLDYGRNLAAVLAVIALAAACAMVVSRLRTRPRERTRVLLGAVAGLAGGLIIGSLMAYQGMVGPAGWASFVVHAVILGAVLGAVAGERARDLATAFSCGILVGLLDWVVWHLTLRPLLAGEIPTWTITSGDRSFHVLVGNVLLGGITGALLYGALTAHRLAATRSAPAAPVAPPRVVIVGGGFGGVSTARRLDRHAARGLHAEVTLISDTNALLFTPMLAGVASSALEPRHVSAPVRAALSHTAFLHGHVDAIDTVRRVVHVTTGEEGMAAVPYEHLVLAVGSVPHYFDLPGLAEHAFALKTIGDATRLRNHVLGALEDADLEPDPVRRAQLLTIVVAGGGFAGTELIAELFDLVHGVLHQYPNIRDREPRFVLVHAGEGILPELSAELGAYALEKLRGRGIEFHLKTRVAEASPGAVRLSDGQTIPTCTLAWTAGNRPHPLAGALPAEHGRGGSVVADPFLRVTGIDGLWAIGDCARIPGTDGLPCPPTAQHALREGRTAADNIAAVLRGRPPAEFRFRGLGILVALGHRTAVAEIRGHRLSGLLAWIMWRAIYLAKLPGGERKVRVLADWLIDLAFPRDITLTPSPPPSRLGTTPAPPAGSGEPGSGGEPGRPEGPAPSLPGGDHE from the coding sequence ATGAACGGGAGGATCCGCCGCCGGTCCGCGTACGGCGTGGGCGCCGCTTTGATCATCATGGGATTCACCGGCCTGCTGCTGGAGGCCGACCGGACCGATCCGCTCGGCTGGGCACTGTGGTTCGGCGGCCTGATCGTGGCCCACGACGCGCTCATCGTGCCGCTGGTCCTGCTGGCCGGCGCGGCCACCGCCTGGCTGCGCGAGCCCTTCCTGTCACCGGTGCGCGCCGCACTGGTCACCGCGGGAATCCTCTGCCTGGTGGCCCTTCCCGCGGTCCTCGGCATCGGCAGGAGGGCCGACAACCCCTCGCTGCTGCCCCTGGACTACGGCCGCAACCTGGCCGCCGTCCTGGCCGTGATCGCGCTCGCCGCCGCCTGCGCGATGGTCGTGTCCCGCCTGCGCACCCGGCCGAGGGAAAGGACCCGGGTATTGCTGGGCGCGGTCGCGGGGCTCGCGGGCGGCCTGATCATCGGCTCCCTCATGGCCTACCAGGGCATGGTGGGCCCCGCCGGCTGGGCGTCCTTCGTCGTCCACGCGGTGATCCTCGGCGCCGTGCTGGGAGCCGTCGCCGGGGAGCGGGCACGGGACCTGGCCACGGCCTTCTCCTGCGGCATACTCGTCGGCCTGCTCGACTGGGTGGTGTGGCACCTGACGCTGCGGCCTCTCCTCGCGGGCGAGATCCCCACCTGGACGATCACTTCCGGAGACCGGTCCTTCCACGTCCTGGTCGGGAACGTCCTCCTGGGCGGGATCACCGGGGCACTGCTGTACGGAGCACTCACCGCCCACCGCCTGGCGGCGACGCGATCCGCGCCCGCCGCGCCGGTCGCGCCGCCCCGGGTCGTCATCGTCGGCGGCGGCTTCGGCGGGGTGAGCACGGCGCGGAGGCTGGACCGCCATGCCGCCCGGGGGCTGCATGCCGAGGTCACCCTGATCAGTGACACCAACGCCCTGCTCTTCACGCCGATGCTGGCCGGTGTGGCCTCCAGCGCGCTGGAGCCCCGGCACGTCAGCGCCCCGGTGCGCGCCGCCCTGTCACACACGGCGTTCCTGCACGGGCACGTGGACGCGATCGACACGGTACGCCGCGTCGTGCACGTGACGACCGGGGAGGAGGGCATGGCGGCGGTGCCCTACGAGCATCTGGTCCTGGCCGTCGGCTCCGTGCCGCACTACTTCGACCTGCCCGGCCTGGCCGAGCACGCCTTCGCGTTGAAGACGATCGGCGACGCTACCCGCCTGCGCAACCACGTGCTGGGCGCGCTGGAGGACGCCGACCTCGAACCCGACCCGGTGCGACGCGCGCAACTGCTGACCATCGTCGTCGCCGGCGGCGGCTTCGCCGGGACGGAGCTGATCGCCGAGCTGTTCGACCTCGTGCACGGGGTGCTCCACCAGTATCCGAACATCCGCGACCGCGAACCGCGTTTCGTCCTCGTGCACGCCGGTGAGGGCATCCTGCCGGAACTCTCCGCCGAACTCGGCGCGTACGCGCTGGAGAAGTTGCGCGGCAGGGGGATCGAGTTCCATCTGAAGACCCGGGTCGCCGAGGCGAGCCCCGGTGCGGTACGGCTGAGCGACGGGCAGACGATCCCCACCTGCACGCTCGCCTGGACGGCGGGCAACCGCCCGCACCCTCTCGCCGGGGCGCTGCCCGCCGAACACGGCCGCGGCGGGTCCGTCGTCGCGGACCCGTTCCTGCGGGTCACCGGGATCGACGGCCTGTGGGCGATCGGCGACTGCGCGCGCATCCCAGGCACCGACGGCCTGCCCTGCCCTCCGACCGCGCAACACGCGCTGCGCGAAGGGCGGACGGCCGCGGACAACATCGCCGCCGTACTCCGTGGCCGCCCGCCCGCGGAGTTCCGCTTCCGGGGTCTCGGCATCCTGGTGGCGCTGGGTCACCGAACCGCTGTGGCCGAGATCCGCGGCCACCGGCTGTCAGGGCTGCTCGCCTGGATCATGTGGCGGGCGATCTACCTGGCCAAGCTTCCCGGAGGGGAGCGGAAGGTGCGCGTCCTGGCCGACTGGTTGATCGACCTGGCCTTCCCCCGCGACATCACCCTCACCCCCTCCCCGCCTCCCTCCCGCCTAGGCACGACACCCGCACCTCCCGCCGGCTCCGGTGAACCCGGGAGCGGCGGGGAGCCCGGGAGGCCCGAGGGGCCCGCACCTTCCCTTCCCGGAGGAGACCATGAGTGA
- a CDS encoding DUF4158 domain-containing protein, which produces MSEKMFSEEQLEQLRSFPEISSDELIRYFTPTSADVAFVDPGRGRRSVDQLGMLVQLCTLPWLGFVPDDVASAPPAAVARVAQRLGVPPAALRLYGHRAQTRSDHLAQVARYLEWKSAPAEGQAMKELEQFLLDRAMEHDSPTLLFNLAREYLMAAKVIRPGALVLAKMVGTARKGAADLTSQLVGHLLTQEVRADLERMLVVDAGLGMTRLEWLVTPARDASATSVKSAIDKLAWLRAIDAHQMDVSVLPNERRRFLAQVARRSTNQGLERRKERKSPILLAFVAQAAVDQLDEVVALFDQAVSARESRAKSKTDEALIERAKRGEVQQLLMEEILPVLADPLVADDEVGGLLRERIGMQRLREIISDVWKPLPRDHGRLSELESSYTYLRQFTPNVLAAIDFQGGPGTGELMEAVAILKEMNRLGGRKVPARAPTAFVPARYADYLAKARRSGEDTAYRHFWELCVILCLRDGLRSGDVFVPGSRRYADPATYLYTPEQ; this is translated from the coding sequence TTGTCCGAGAAGATGTTCTCCGAGGAGCAGTTGGAGCAACTGCGTTCGTTCCCGGAGATCAGCAGCGATGAGTTGATCCGATATTTCACGCCGACGTCGGCTGACGTGGCGTTCGTCGACCCCGGTCGTGGGCGGCGCTCGGTGGATCAGCTGGGCATGCTGGTCCAGCTGTGTACGCTGCCGTGGCTGGGATTCGTGCCCGACGATGTGGCCTCGGCGCCGCCGGCGGCCGTGGCCCGGGTCGCGCAGCGGCTGGGCGTACCACCGGCGGCGCTGCGACTGTACGGGCACCGGGCCCAGACCCGCTCGGACCACCTGGCGCAGGTCGCCAGGTACCTGGAGTGGAAGAGCGCTCCCGCAGAGGGCCAGGCGATGAAGGAGCTGGAGCAGTTCCTGCTGGATCGGGCGATGGAACACGACTCGCCGACGCTGCTGTTCAACCTGGCGCGCGAGTATCTGATGGCGGCCAAAGTGATCCGGCCCGGCGCCCTGGTCTTGGCCAAGATGGTCGGCACGGCCCGCAAGGGCGCCGCCGATCTGACCTCGCAGCTGGTAGGGCACCTGCTGACGCAGGAGGTCCGCGCCGACCTGGAGCGGATGCTGGTGGTGGATGCGGGGCTGGGGATGACCCGGCTGGAGTGGCTGGTCACCCCGGCCCGGGACGCCTCGGCGACGTCGGTGAAGAGCGCGATCGACAAGTTGGCCTGGCTGCGCGCGATCGACGCCCACCAGATGGATGTGTCGGTATTGCCGAACGAGCGCCGCCGGTTCCTGGCCCAGGTCGCACGCCGCTCGACCAACCAGGGGCTGGAGCGGCGCAAGGAGCGTAAGTCCCCGATCCTGCTGGCGTTCGTGGCCCAGGCCGCGGTCGACCAGCTCGATGAGGTGGTGGCCCTGTTCGACCAGGCGGTCTCAGCGCGGGAGTCGCGGGCCAAATCCAAGACCGACGAGGCGCTCATCGAGCGGGCCAAGCGGGGCGAGGTCCAACAACTGCTGATGGAGGAGATCCTTCCGGTGCTGGCCGACCCGTTGGTTGCCGACGACGAGGTCGGTGGCCTGCTACGTGAGCGGATCGGCATGCAGAGGCTGCGGGAGATCATCTCTGATGTGTGGAAGCCGCTGCCCCGGGACCACGGGCGGCTGTCGGAGCTGGAGTCCTCCTACACCTACCTGCGTCAGTTCACCCCGAACGTGCTGGCCGCGATCGATTTTCAGGGCGGGCCGGGCACGGGCGAGCTGATGGAGGCGGTGGCCATCTTGAAGGAGATGAACCGGCTCGGCGGCCGTAAGGTGCCCGCGAGGGCGCCGACCGCGTTCGTGCCGGCCCGGTACGCCGACTACCTGGCCAAGGCCCGCAGGTCTGGGGAGGACACCGCCTACCGCCACTTCTGGGAACTGTGTGTGATCTTGTGTCTGCGGGACGGGTTGCGCAGCGGGGATGTGTTCGTGCCGGGTTCGCGCCGCTACGCCGACCCTGCCACCTACCTGTACACGCCCGAGCAGTGA
- a CDS encoding TIGR04282 family arsenosugar biosynthesis glycosyltransferase, translating into MTGDPSASRRGAHARDDRNAAQQTVPARDGGRRDAARAGKDGRAGRERAGHECDGQIVVIAKEPVAGRVKTRLTPPFSPEEAALLATAALADTLGTVARAPARHRVLALRGGTGPWLPPGFAVLPQRGIGLDQRLTAAFEDAYRAHPLPVVLIGMDTPQVTPALLAGALAALATRDAVFGPAADGGFWLLGLRRPDPALLLGVPMSQPTTGAAQLSRLRAAGLSVGMLPLLRDVDTAGDAAAVAAEAPSSRFAAALAALGTGATRGTRPAPGRTSEEGVPVVMKKFPTK; encoded by the coding sequence ATGACCGGCGACCCGAGCGCGTCGCGGCGGGGCGCACACGCTCGTGACGACCGGAACGCGGCACAGCAGACCGTACCCGCCCGCGACGGCGGGCGGCGTGACGCGGCCCGCGCGGGGAAGGACGGCCGGGCGGGTAGGGAGCGGGCCGGTCACGAGTGTGACGGTCAGATCGTCGTCATCGCCAAGGAACCGGTGGCCGGGCGGGTCAAGACCAGACTCACCCCGCCGTTCAGCCCCGAGGAGGCCGCGCTTCTGGCCACCGCAGCGCTGGCCGACACCCTGGGCACGGTGGCCCGCGCCCCGGCGCGCCACCGGGTGCTGGCGCTGCGCGGCGGCACCGGCCCCTGGCTGCCGCCGGGCTTCGCCGTCCTGCCGCAGCGGGGCATCGGGCTGGACCAGCGGCTCACCGCCGCCTTCGAGGACGCCTACCGGGCTCATCCGCTGCCCGTGGTCCTGATCGGCATGGACACCCCGCAGGTCACCCCGGCGCTCCTGGCCGGCGCGCTGGCCGCGCTGGCCACCCGCGACGCCGTGTTCGGCCCCGCCGCCGACGGCGGGTTCTGGCTGCTCGGCCTGCGCCGGCCCGACCCCGCGCTCCTGCTCGGTGTGCCGATGTCGCAGCCCACGACGGGCGCCGCCCAGCTGTCGCGGCTGCGCGCGGCGGGTCTGTCGGTGGGGATGCTGCCCCTGTTGCGGGACGTGGACACCGCGGGCGACGCCGCGGCGGTGGCGGCCGAGGCGCCCTCGTCCCGCTTCGCCGCCGCTCTCGCCGCGCTCGGGACGGGAGCGACCCGAGGAACCCGGCCCGCGCCCGGCCGTACGTCGGAGGAGGGGGTCCCGGTAGTAATGAAGAAATTTCCAACGAAGTAG
- a CDS encoding glycosyltransferase family 2 protein, with translation MEIDVVLPCLDEETALPWVLERMPDGYRPIVVDNGSTDGSAHVAAELGALVVSEPRRGFGAACHAGLLASTGEVVCFMDADASLDPGQLPRVTGPVVSGHADLMLGRRVPVPGAAWPLHARLGNAFLGRRLASRTGTRLRDIGPMRACRRADLLALNLADRRFGYPLEMVLRAADRGWRIAETGVDYLPRAGRSKVTGTVRGTLRAVGDMRKVLGEPGGTR, from the coding sequence ATGGAGATCGATGTGGTGCTCCCGTGCCTGGACGAGGAGACGGCCCTGCCGTGGGTGCTGGAACGCATGCCGGACGGTTACCGGCCGATCGTGGTGGACAACGGTTCCACGGACGGATCGGCGCATGTCGCGGCCGAGCTGGGGGCGCTGGTGGTGAGCGAGCCCCGGCGCGGGTTCGGCGCCGCCTGCCACGCGGGACTGCTCGCCTCGACCGGCGAGGTGGTGTGCTTCATGGACGCCGACGCGTCTCTGGACCCGGGCCAGCTCCCCCGGGTGACCGGGCCGGTCGTCTCGGGTCACGCCGACCTGATGCTCGGCAGGCGGGTCCCCGTGCCGGGAGCGGCCTGGCCGCTGCACGCGCGGCTGGGCAACGCCTTCCTCGGCCGGCGGCTGGCCAGCCGTACCGGCACGAGGCTGCGCGACATCGGCCCGATGCGTGCCTGCCGCCGCGCGGACCTCCTGGCCCTGAACCTGGCCGACCGGCGCTTCGGCTACCCGCTGGAGATGGTGCTGCGGGCGGCCGACCGGGGCTGGCGGATCGCCGAGACCGGGGTGGACTACCTGCCCCGCGCCGGACGGTCCAAGGTCACCGGCACCGTACGCGGCACGCTGCGCGCGGTCGGCGACATGCGCAAGGTCCTGGGCGAACCGGGCGGTACACGATGA
- a CDS encoding GbsR/MarR family transcriptional regulator: MDDRYEQWQAAERLALTLTEGGLQRMAARTLAIFLFTDQDSVTAGGIAGRLEVSAGSVSGAVKSLLTVGLIERLPAPGNRREHYRLRDDAWATLFTSQNTVIQAMLQAAAAGIAATDEDDPAHQRLAQMHAFYEFLLGELPALLHRWHRQTG, encoded by the coding sequence GTGGACGACCGGTATGAGCAGTGGCAGGCGGCGGAACGACTGGCCCTGACACTGACCGAGGGCGGGCTGCAGCGCATGGCCGCGCGCACCCTGGCGATCTTCCTGTTCACCGACCAGGACAGTGTCACCGCCGGCGGGATCGCCGGCCGGCTGGAGGTCAGCGCGGGCTCGGTCTCCGGCGCGGTCAAATCCCTGCTGACGGTCGGGCTGATCGAACGCCTGCCCGCCCCCGGGAACCGCCGCGAGCACTACCGGCTCCGCGACGACGCCTGGGCCACCTTGTTCACCAGCCAGAACACCGTCATCCAGGCCATGCTCCAGGCCGCGGCCGCCGGAATCGCCGCCACCGATGAGGACGATCCCGCCCATCAGCGCCTGGCCCAGATGCACGCCTTCTACGAATTCCTGCTCGGCGAGCTCCCCGCCCTGCTGCACCGCTGGCACCGGCAGACCGGCTGA
- a CDS encoding CocE/NonD family hydrolase C-terminal non-catalytic domain-containing protein has product MGDGVVRLQEPGVTRAGDVRGADMALWPIAHRFRRGHRIRPQVSSGAHPRFGRNPGTGEPIAAGRGPRASERETFHNHQHPSALRLPLTPGAS; this is encoded by the coding sequence GTGGGCGACGGCGTCGTCCGGCTGCAAGAACCCGGCGTCACCCGGGCGGGCGATGTCCGGGGGGCCGACATGGCCCTGTGGCCGATAGCTCACCGCTTCCGGCGCGGCCACCGTATCCGGCCGCAGGTCTCCAGCGGCGCCCACCCGCGCTTCGGCCGCAACCCCGGCACCGGCGAACCAATCGCGGCCGGGCGCGGCCCGCGCGCCTCGGAACGCGAGACCTTCCATAACCACCAGCACCCGTCAGCCCTCCGGCTGCCCCTCACTCCAGGAGCATCGTGA
- a CDS encoding reductase has protein sequence MKLLVLGGTHHVGRAIVEAALERGDEVSTLNRGLSRAPAPGVRALIADRTDPESVRLALGDGEWDAVVDTWAWAPRVVRDSARLLAGRAGHYGYVSSRGVHRWPWPAGADEQAPLVDGDPASGEAADYAAAKRGGELAVLESFPGAALLARAGMILGPYEDVGRIPWWLRRLEKGGRVLAPAPAQTPLQYLDVRDLATWMLRSAERGLSGAFTTTGPPGAITLGDLLTTALDVTGFDTEPVWAPPELLLRHGLPLGMELGLRLPDGSAPSGMHDADVSAAQAEGLITRPLRQTLADTWAWLQAEGDPVPRADAPSPDTWLDAAAEQRLLDQLSH, from the coding sequence GTGAAACTACTCGTTCTCGGCGGCACCCACCATGTGGGCCGCGCCATCGTCGAGGCCGCGCTGGAGCGCGGCGATGAGGTGAGCACGCTCAACCGCGGCCTCAGCCGCGCCCCCGCGCCCGGCGTGCGGGCACTCATCGCCGACCGCACCGACCCCGAGTCCGTACGGCTGGCGCTGGGTGACGGGGAGTGGGACGCGGTCGTCGACACGTGGGCCTGGGCGCCGCGGGTGGTGCGCGACAGCGCCCGCCTGCTGGCCGGCCGGGCCGGGCACTACGGCTACGTCTCCAGCCGAGGCGTGCACCGCTGGCCTTGGCCCGCGGGCGCCGACGAGCAGGCGCCCCTGGTCGACGGCGACCCCGCCAGCGGGGAAGCCGCCGACTACGCCGCCGCCAAGCGCGGCGGCGAGCTCGCCGTTCTGGAATCCTTCCCCGGAGCGGCGCTGCTGGCCAGAGCAGGCATGATCCTCGGCCCGTACGAGGACGTCGGCCGCATCCCGTGGTGGCTGCGCCGCCTGGAGAAGGGCGGGCGCGTCCTGGCCCCCGCCCCGGCCCAGACGCCTCTGCAGTACCTCGACGTCCGGGACCTGGCCACCTGGATGCTGCGCTCGGCCGAACGCGGCCTGAGCGGCGCCTTCACCACGACCGGCCCGCCAGGCGCGATCACCCTCGGCGACCTGCTCACCACGGCGCTGGACGTCACCGGCTTCGACACCGAACCGGTGTGGGCGCCGCCGGAACTGCTGCTGCGGCACGGCCTGCCGCTCGGCATGGAGCTCGGGCTACGGCTGCCCGACGGCAGCGCGCCGAGCGGCATGCACGACGCCGACGTCAGCGCCGCCCAGGCCGAAGGGCTCATCACGCGGCCGCTGCGCCAGACCCTCGCCGACACCTGGGCCTGGCTCCAAGCCGAAGGCGACCCGGTGCCCCGCGCCGATGCGCCCTCCCCCGACACCTGGCTCGACGCCGCCGCGGAACAGCGACTGCTCGACCAGCTCTCCCACTAA